The following are from one region of the Qipengyuania flava genome:
- a CDS encoding exopolysaccharide biosynthesis polyprenyl glycosylphosphotransferase has translation MIIKTPRLKKGGAKNVYLENVSHAVTRPAMESRRVQMYLLMLLADTAVLLGSFVLAGGVYRDQWPNEFAMAMGWAFLPIFLVIAVYQRCYSIRALDEVRYAIGQAGIALVLSAMLCTVMIFYAKAATEFSRVMLSLALVAAFAGMALVRVVMHLVLRRIYGPSVSSVLVVMDGGPKVDIRGAQIVHAEDFDISGVQSSPNSLDRIGRLMRGMDRVVVSCAVDQRTKWANVMRGAGVRGEVVSTALQELGAIALEREGGQSFLVVSTGPLALHARIFKRGMDLAITVPAVLVLSPLLLLVALLIKLEDGGPVFFVQQRMGANNCLFDMLKFRSMRVEKLDSKGARSTSRDDDRITRIGRFIRKTSIDELPQLLNVLRSEMSIVGPRPHALGSLAGEKLFWEVDADYWQRHALKPGLTGLAQVRGYRGATETENHLKDRLEADLEYIRNWSILRDIKIIFATARVLVHPNAY, from the coding sequence ATGATCATCAAAACCCCCCGGCTGAAGAAGGGCGGAGCGAAGAACGTGTATCTAGAAAACGTCTCACATGCGGTTACTAGGCCGGCGATGGAAAGTCGCCGCGTGCAGATGTATCTGCTCATGCTGCTTGCCGACACCGCCGTGCTGTTGGGCAGCTTTGTCTTGGCAGGCGGTGTGTACCGCGACCAATGGCCCAACGAATTCGCGATGGCGATGGGCTGGGCTTTCCTGCCGATCTTCCTCGTCATTGCTGTCTACCAGCGCTGCTACTCGATTCGCGCGCTCGATGAAGTTCGCTACGCGATCGGGCAGGCCGGCATTGCGCTGGTCCTGTCGGCGATGCTGTGCACGGTCATGATCTTCTACGCCAAGGCGGCTACCGAGTTCTCGCGTGTCATGCTCTCGCTGGCGCTGGTGGCTGCCTTTGCCGGCATGGCGCTCGTGCGCGTGGTCATGCATCTTGTCCTGCGCCGGATCTACGGCCCGAGCGTGAGCTCGGTGCTGGTGGTGATGGATGGCGGGCCCAAGGTGGACATTCGCGGCGCGCAGATTGTTCACGCCGAAGACTTCGACATTTCGGGCGTGCAATCCTCTCCCAACAGCCTTGACCGGATCGGCCGCCTGATGCGCGGAATGGACCGCGTCGTCGTCAGCTGTGCGGTGGACCAGAGGACCAAATGGGCCAACGTGATGCGCGGTGCGGGCGTTCGCGGCGAGGTGGTCTCCACCGCTCTGCAAGAGCTGGGCGCTATTGCGCTGGAGCGTGAGGGTGGGCAGTCGTTCCTGGTCGTCTCGACCGGTCCGCTCGCCTTGCACGCGCGCATCTTCAAGCGGGGCATGGATCTTGCCATAACCGTCCCGGCGGTGCTGGTGTTGAGCCCGCTTCTCCTGCTGGTTGCCTTGCTGATCAAGCTGGAAGACGGCGGCCCCGTCTTTTTCGTGCAGCAGCGGATGGGCGCAAACAACTGCCTCTTCGACATGCTCAAGTTCCGCTCGATGCGAGTGGAGAAGCTGGACAGCAAGGGCGCGCGCTCGACCTCACGCGATGACGATCGCATCACGCGGATCGGACGATTCATCCGCAAGACCTCGATCGATGAGCTGCCGCAGCTCCTCAATGTACTGCGCTCGGAGATGAGCATTGTGGGGCCCCGGCCGCATGCCCTGGGCTCACTGGCCGGCGAGAAGCTGTTCTGGGAAGTCGACGCCGATTACTGGCAGCGTCACGCGTTGAAGCCTGGCCTGACGGGTCTGGCGCAGGTCCGCGGCTATCGCGGTGCGACCGAAACGGAGAATCATCTGAAGGACAGGCTGGAGGCGGATCTGGAGTATATTCGCAACTGGTCGATCCTGCGGGATATCAAGATCATCTTCGCTACGGCCAGGGTTCTCGTGCATCCGAATGCATATTGA